One stretch of Psilocybe cubensis strain MGC-MH-2018 chromosome 6, whole genome shotgun sequence DNA includes these proteins:
- a CDS encoding WD repeat-containing protein 7: MEKPTPPQFNIPLSFPSISILSNGSYTSQPQTSALEKSLANSTPTASASWGLSKSATSNKERNKLVVVGCKDGTAYVLQTSLPSFSTPSDRSQSKELPSSKSATRTAKSFPSSSGTSSPTLSSFPLSPTFSVTAKPRVVSGVTTDSVEAPKNYVDFDDEPDRLKDILKGKNPRDRHSISENSSDRNPRSVTPSIIEPVSVSKRKGAAPRSLLSATNSRAPTPTSFSSPNSPMESDSVSNSNPDLARDEVCTLLYHVIPSQSGCGYPVRSIIFLHDGDLFAVLQENGNLYIFSSEDGYCVASFKIGEDIQSNSQKGHKERTGPRDVWSWSSINIAYVEESVIILATAANNNDISAPNSDNEGVSATSLCALLEFVLTPSGASLHKLGQWDVNGPASGNGIHGKSDGTFTFFSTSHNGHLILKELNLKGLPSPPVKTTSETEGNHYGPHLSTLPIPNPFKSMMTRSTEHLVTDSSEIHMPPVNGFKPTLGEPHDIGTIIEDTALSGLVTRHSADGNFFALAWSHRELAMFQFSHQSITVLSCIPVNEIEDAAWVNDEIFVLSFEEKLEQYRLKSVNSDNDSVDNVASASSTAHLQAELIYTLNVGEHDTINFCHDSAVLTKFTNFPQEKQLIAYNLSNHKFIRDPHQVPKVLWSVPAPTTPPSNPFLTSMLSLELELIIQGYSDGLLRQFSLAQMTRKTDTSLIEASSSSKTSDRRLNGSLVGLHLVQNPRTREKFIVGGADDGSIAFWSLSKFELVARWTVFVTPLAKVIQFEADTTGPLRGCALCVARDGTIAVIIVDGFHFRYLIPGSVAPLKRVCLGGNNLLVIYEDRRARLWDSQTKELWRSFGEDKVEELLSQGGWIDMSLDKDASVPKSVWTPVGDSIDKQDAAASLVLNLEKIIVDSIQVTKTISTSRDEVREILLTLERLRLLLSVLITPGLNSDVDSICYGKLGAYPSSALVGLSSPGSTTLVQHDRPQDVWRISSVLTASRALAIIAVLRAMSLFEDLTEGATTVISFYSASLSTCVGSQFKVPSLEFLGKLWFEASNELRQPIRTLFNATVSNMTDEESIAITEKWQHCVPSLQPDAEKETESAALALFICGSIASEKFTLLSPSALTDISKSISLYLTDEKSVYRILAVDLCSRGFNVWQHYIDAMDILRSLFDLATSVRKDSISVQNIGTQARLAVLSIASNNMPLFMGTLCLDILSPPSVEHQRSVLQILAFLIRKRPYILQPSLPRLMEAVVKSLDPNSTSNREVVLDTATEIIGYVVKTYPSVDFHMATQRLAVGTNEGAVVMYDCKNAIRLYVLEGHKKPITACSFSPDGRRLITISLKDSSVLVWKVGSSFASFFNPGAPPRQGHGGSQPFKTLNFNIGSEADMTTAETLELVRIEWIADRSVRVKIRQSVMTFST, from the exons ATGGAGAAGCCAACACCGCCTCAATTCAACATACCGCTCTCTTTCCCCAGCATATCTATCCTGAGTAATGGTTCATACACCTCTCAACCCCAAACAAGCGCTTTGGAGAAAAGCTTAGCAAATTCTACTCCGACAGCGTCAGCTTCATGGGGTTTGTCGAAATCGGCAACGTCAAACAAAGAGAGGAATAAGTTGGTCGTTGTTGGCTGTAAAGATGGAACGGCGTATGTTTTACAGACTTCATTGCCATCGTTTTCTACTCCAAGTGACCGATCCCAATCCAAAGAGCTCCCAAGTTCAAAGAGTGCCACACGGACAGCCAAGTCTTTCCCGTCCAGTTCAGGCACTTCTTCCCCAActctttcctctttcccTCTTTCCCCGACTTTTAGCGTCACAGCCAAACCCCGTGTTGTATCTGGAGTCACCACTGACTCCGTTGAAGCACCCAAAAATTATGTGGATTTTGACGACGAGCCTGATAGATTGAAAGACATCCTAAAGGGCAAAAACCCTCGAGATCGACACAGCATTTCAGAGAATAGCTCTGACAGAAATCCTAGATCGGTTACACCATCCATTATTGAACCAGTATCTGTCTCGAAGCGTAAAGGCGCTGCGCCGAGGTCTTTGTTGTCAGCCACAAATTCTCGGGCTCCCACTCCGacgtctttttcttctcctaATTCGCCCATGGAGTCGGATTCGGTATCGAACTCTAATCCCGACCTTGCTCGTGACGAGGTTTGCACTTTGCTCTATCACGTAATTCCATCGCAGTCCGGCTGTGGTTATCCTGTGCGCTCGATCATATTCCTCCACGACGGAGATCTTTTTGCAgttcttcaagaaaatgG AAATCTGTATATATTCTCGTCAGAGGATGGATATTGTGTTGCCTCCTTTAAAATTGGCGAGGACATCCAATCAAATTCACAAAAAGGACACAAGGAACGTACTGGACCTAGAGATGTATGGTCGTGGTCCAGTATAAATATCGCTTACGTTGAAGAG TCAGTTATTATATTAGCGACTGCTGCTAATAACAATGATATATCGGCTCCTAATTCTGACAATGAGGGCGTCTCTGCCACTTCACTATGCGCGCTCCTCGAATTCGTACTCACACCATCGGGTGCTTCTCTTCATAAACTTGGACAATGGGATGTCAATGGTCCCGCTAGTGGGAACGGTATTCATGGGAAATCTGACG GCACGTTTACCTTTTTCTCGACAAGCCATAATGGTCACTTGATTCTGAAAGAGTTGAACCTCAAGGGTTTGCCTTCTCCGCCTGTCAAAACCACATCAGAAACTGAAGGAAACCACTACGGGCCACATCTATCAACACTTCCCATTCCAAATCCATTCAAATCGATGATGACGCGTTCTACGGAACACCTGGTCACTGACAGTAGCGAAATCCATATGCCTCCAGTAAACGGGTTCAAGCCGACGCTAGGTGAACCACACGATATTGGAACCATTATAGAGGATACGGCACTGTCAGGGCTCGTAACACGCCACTCAGCGGATGGAAATTTTTTTGCTCTAGCTTGGTCTCATAGAGAGCTTGCC ATGTTTCAATTCTCACATCAATCAATAACGGTACTTTCTTGCATTCCTGTCAATGAAATTGAAGATGCAGCATGGGTTAACGATGAGATCTTCGTGCTATCATTCGAG GAAAAATTGGAACAGTATCGACTAAAGTCCGTTAATTCAGATAATGACAGTGTTGATAATGTTGCATCGGCCAGCTCCACTGCGCATCTACA AGCAGAACTCATTTACACTCTGAACGTCGGCGAACACGATACTATCAATTTCTGTCACGATTCTGCGGTACTTACGAAGTTTACGAATTTCCCACAGGAGAAACAATTAATCGCGTACAACCTTTCAAACCACAAATTCATACGAGACCCACACCAAGTTCCCAAGGTTCTCTGGAGCGTGCCTGCACCGACAACCCCCCCTTCAAATCCGTTTCTCACGTCGATGCTCTCTTTGGAATTAGAGCTAATTATCCAAGGGTATT CCGATGGACTCTTACGCCAGTTCTCATTGGCTCAAATGACCCGCAAGACTGATACCTCGTTAATTGAAGCTTCGTCCTCTTCGAAGACGTCAGACCGTCGTTTAAATGGATCGCTTGTCGGGTTGCATTTAGTCCAAAACCCCAGAACAAGGGAAAAATTCATAGTAGGAGGTGCAGATGATGGCTCTATTGCCTTCTGGTCATTAAG TAAATTCGAGCTGGTTGCCCGATGGACTGTGTTCGTTACGCCTCTGGCAAAGGTCATCCAATTTGAAGCGGATACTACTGGCCCTTTGCGTGGTTGTGCACTATGCGTTGCCCGTGATGGGACCATTGCTGTTATAATTGTCGACGGGTTTCATTT CCGCTATCTCATCCCAGGGTCAGTTGCTCCTCTGAAACGCGTGTGCCTCGGAGGAAATAATCTGTTGGTGATTTACGAAGACCGACGTGCCCGGTTATGGGACTCTCAAACTAAGGAGTTGTGGCGTTCCTTTGGAGAGGACAAGGTCGAGGAACTGTTGAGTCAAGGTGGATGGATTGATAT GTCTTTGGACAAAGATGCATCTGTTCCAAAAAGTGTTTGGACTCCTGTAGGGGATTCAATTGACAAACAAGAtgctg CTGCTTCACTGGTTCTTAACCTCGAGAAAATCATAGTTGACTCAATTCAGGTTACGAAAACTATCAGCACCAGCCGGGATGAAGTGCGCGAGATTTTACTGACACTTGAAAGACTCCGCCTCCTACTCTCGGTTCTTATAACACCTGGTCTTAACTCCGATGTGGACTCGATCTGTTATGGAAAATTAGGTGCCTATCCCTCGTCCGCGTTGGTTGGGCTCTCTAG TCCTGGGTCCACAACGCTTGTACAGCATGACCGGCCTCAAGACGTGTGGCGGATTTCAAGCGTTCTAACGGCATCTCGAGCATTGGCAATTATTGCAGTCCTCCGTGCCATGAGCCTCTTTGAAG ATCTAACCGAAGGGGCAACAACAGTCATATCATTTTACTCCGCCTCTCTTTCGACTTGTGTTGGTTCCCAATTTAAAGTCCCAAGTCTGGAGTTCCTTGGAAAACTTTGGTTTGAAGCTTCCA ATGAACTAAGACAGCCAATTCGAACTCTTTTCAACGCGACTGTCTCCAACATGACAGATGAAGAATCTATTGCGATTACGGAGAAGTGGCAGCATTGTG TACCTTCACTGCAACCTGATGCAGAGAAGGAAACCGAGAGTGCTGCCTTGGCCTTGTTTATCTGTGGATCTATTGCGTCAGAGAAGTTTACTCTTCTATCTCCTAG CGCATTAACAGATATATCGAAATCTATCAGTCTCTATCTAACTGATGAAAAATCTGTCTATCGAATATTAGCCGTCGACCTCTGTTCCCGTGGCTTCAATGTTTGGCAACACTACATTGACGCAATGGATATCCTTCGATCGTTATTTGATTTGGCCACGAGCGTGCGCAAGGATTCGATATCTGTGCAAAACATAGGGACGCAAGCAAGATTAGCGGTTTTGTCTATTGCATCAAACAATATGCCCTTATTCATGGGCACACTTTGTCTGGATATTCTTTCTCCACCTTCCGTCGAGCACCAGCGGTCCGTATTACAAATTCTAGCCTTTTTGATTAGAAAG CGACCGTACATCTTACAACCTAGCCTTCCTCGTTTGATGGAGGCCGTCGTGAAATCTTTGGATCCTAACTCGACGTCAAATCGTGAAGTAGTACTGGATACCGCCACCGAGATCATCGGTTATGTTGTTAAAAC ATACCCATCGGTAGACTTTCATATGGCTACACAAAGGCTAGCCGTGGGTACGAATGAAGGAGCCGTTGTGATGTACGATTGCAAGAACGCTATCCGATTATACGTACTTGAAGGGCACAAGAAACCTATAACAGCTTGTAGCTTCTCGCCTGATGGAAGAAGGCTGATTACAATTTCGTTGAAGGACTCTAGTGTCCTTGTATGGAAAGTCGGCTCGAGCTTTGCGAGTTTCTTCAACCCTGGCGCTCCACCCCGACAAGGCCATGGAGGATCACAACCATTCAAAACACTAAACTTCAATATCGGCTCTGAAG CCGACATGACGACTGCGGAGACACTGGAACTAGTTCGAATCGAGTGGATCGCAGATAGAAGCGTTAGAGTCAAGATACGTCAAAGTGTCATGACTTTTAGCACTTGA
- a CDS encoding Beta-hexosaminidase 2 produces MKILNCPILLLTFSLGICDSAFALWPIPRSLQTGSTLVKLSPGFDIHVNGISKVPQDLQDAISRTKTRLRSDKLQRLVVGRGATDSAALAHAPSLSKLTLSLTSSAGKTINSIMQEATKDIEKRSESYSLELPSSNGGTATITANSALGLFRGLTTFEQLFYDDSTGVTYTFQAPVTITNDSPAYPYRGFMLDTSRNFFAVSDIKRTLDAMSMVKMSQFHWHVTDSQSFPLTIPGFPELSQKGAYSSQEIYSSEDVQDIVTYAGARGIDVLVEIDTPGHTAVISTSHPEHIACAQATPWESFANEPPAGQLRLASAATTNFTASLITSIAKTLPSTMFSTGGDELNVNCYTQDAQTQAELKASGKTLEQALDTFTQATHDALKSIGKTPVVWEEMALEHNVTLSNQTVVMVWISSQNAAAVAAKGLRLVHGPSDFFYLDCGAGEWIGKDATANSWCDPFKSWQKAYTFDPLANLSAAEVPLVLGGEQLLWAEQSSPENLDSIVWPRAAASAEIFWTGAKLPDGTPINGQSALPRLHDLRFRMVQRGINAIALQPQWCALRDGQCNLDN; encoded by the exons ATGAAGATTTTGAACTGTCCAATACTTCTTCTCACCTTCAGCCTGGGCATTTGTGACTCGGCATTTGCACTATGGCCAATTCCTCGCTCACTTCAAACAGGCTCTACTCTGGTGAAATTATCTCCTGGATTTGATATTCACGTCAATGGAATCTCGAAGGTGCCTCAGGATCTTCAGGACGCCATTTCGCGTACAAAAACGCGTTTGCGATCCGACAAACTTCAAAGGCTTGTTGTTGGGCGCGGTGCTACTGATAGCGCTGCGTTAGCACATGCACCATCCCTTTCAAAGTTGACTCTTTCCTTGACATCAAGTGCCGGAAAGACCATCAATTCCATTATGCAAGAGGCCACAAAAGATATTGAGAAAAGGAGCGAATCGTACTCCTTAGAATTACCGAGCTCGAATGGAGGCACAGCTACCATCACTGCTAACTCGGCTTTAGGGTTGTTCCGCGGATTAACCACCTTTGAGCAACTGTTTTACGACGATTCTACAGGAGTCACTTACACTTTCCAAGCACCAGTGACCATTACCAATGACTCCCCAGCATAC CCTTACCGAGGCTTCATGTTGGATACATCGCGAAATTT CTTCGCTGTTAGCGACATCAAACGGACTTTGGATGCCATGAGCATGGTTAAA ATGAGCCAATTCCATTGGCACGTTACCGACTCTCAGAGCTTCCCATTGACCATCCCCGGATTTCCTGAATTGTCACAAAAAGGGGCATATTCTAGCCAAGAGATTTACTCTAGTGAAGATGTTCAGGACATCGTTACTTATGCCGGTGCT CGGGGAATTGATGTTCTAGTA GAAATTGACACACCTGGACACACAGCCGTAATATCGACCTCGCATCCAGAGCATATCGCATGTGCTCAAGCTACACCATGGGAGTCATTTGCAAATGAACCGCCAGCTGGGCAGCTACGCCTTGCCTCTGCGGCTACCACCAACTTCACTGCCTCTTTAATCACGTCCATCGCAAAGACACTTCCATCAACAATGTTCAGTACAGGTGGTGACGAGCTCAACGTTAACTGTTACACACAAGATGCCCAAACCCAAGCAGAACTCAAAGCATCTGGAAAAACTTTGGAACAAGCTCTTGATACGTTTACACAAGCAACGCATGATGCCCTAAAAAGTATTGGAAAGACTCCCGTTGTTTGGGAAG AGATGGCACTTGAGCATAATGTTACCTTGTCAAATCAAACAGTTGTTAT GGTCTGGATTTCATCTCAAAATGCAGCAGCTGTGGCTGCCAAGGGTCTCAGACTTGTTCATGGACCTTCTGACTTCTTCTATCTG GACTGCGGTGCTGGGGAATGGATTGGAAAAGACGCAACGGC AAATAGCTGGTGTGACCCTTTCAAGTCATGGCAAAAG GCATACACCTTCGACCCTCTAGCCAATCTCAGTGCTGCTGAAGTGCCTCTTGTTCTTGGAG GAGAGCAACTTTTATGGGCAGAACAATCTTCACCGGAAAATCTTGACAGCATCGTCTGGCCACGAGCGGCAGCTTCTGCTGAG ATATTTTGGACAGGCGCAAAACTCCCTGACGGCACTCCAATTAATGGCCAATCTGCATTGCCTCGCCTGCACGACCTACGCTTCAGGATGGTGCAAAGAGGAATCAATGCTATCGCTCTTCAGCCCCAATGGTGTGCTTTGAGGGATGGGCAGTGCAACCTCGATAATTGA
- a CDS encoding DDB1- and CUL4-associated factor 4 — MLKDAHEFLCFQYASTSRVTLERLPTLGPIQSFCSTRVGDTTWHICGDSQGWIYTRQIPNTQCVGDLHRWTADPIMRSSDPISSISASGSHCVISCLGPGKVMVQNMLDPELLFLLKFNSLNDIWTCHLQGSSLILGASRKAAYISDIDVSRVPEHLATGSDVFSITRQNSLVYTGSRTGSIHRFDLRTSKNRSHILFDDRFGTSPRSSVVHLDMIRDHELLTSHSNGDLLTYDVRFTTKSTKSFPVKSFEGHVNSYTHNLGIAVDHERDLLYAAGQDNHIRAWSLRTGLPLAPQITNKRGNPLTTAFSDPIFSLQVADEAGKDGVSLWATSGRELYEFHLGQRGLGPKG, encoded by the exons ATGTTGAAAGATGCACA TGAGTTTCTCTGCTTTCAATACGCATCTACCTCCCGTGTAACCTTAGAAAGGCTGCCTACACTTGGTCCCATACAGTCCTTTTGT TCGACTCGTGTTGGGGACACCACTTGGCATATTTGCGGAGACAGTCAAGGGTGGATCTATACCAGGCAAATTCCGAATACCCAATGTGTTGGTGATTTGCACCGTTGGACAGCGGACCCTATTATGAGGTCCTCTGACCCA ATATCCTCAATATCTGCATCAGGATCACATTGCGT AATTTCTTGTTTGGGACCTGGGAAGGTGATGGTGCAAAATATGCTTGATCCAGA GCTTCTCTTTTTGTTAAAATTCAACTCTCTTAACGACATATGGACTTGCCACCTTCAAGGATCCTCTTTGATTCTAG GGGCCAGCAGAAAGGCTGCTTATATTTCTGATATTGATGTTTCAAGAGTACCTGAGCATTTGGCCACCGGTAGCGATGTTTTCTCTATCACTCGACAAAAT TCCCTAGTGTATACAGGTTCACGAACAGGGAGCATACATCGTTTTGACCTCCGTACATCCAAAAACAGAAGTCACATTCTTTTTGACGATCGCTTTGGAACATCTCCTAGAAGTTCTGTTGTTCACTTAGATATGATTCGAGATCATGAATTGCTAACGAGTCATTCCAATGGAGAC CTTCTTACATACGACGTTCGATTTACGACGAAGTCTACCAAATCATTTCCTGTTAAATCCTTTGAAGGGCATGTCAACTCATATACTCATAATCTA GGAATAGCAGTCGACCATGAACGAGATCTACTATACGCAGCAGGTCAAGACAACCATATACGAGCTTGGTCATTGCGCACAGGCTTGCCACTGGCACCTCAAATAACAAACAAACGCGGAAACCCTCTCACTACTGCGTTTTCTGACCCGATATTTTCTTTGCAAGTTGCGGACGAGGCTGGAAAAGATGGTGTTTCCCTATGGGCGACTTCGGGTCGTGAGCTGTACGAATTCCATCTAGGACAGCGTGGATTAGGGCCTAAGGGTTGA
- a CDS encoding Anthranilate phosphoribosyltransferase yields MEAARLFAILNNESLNLIECESEARGLSDDQVRKGKRAGDSAMSYPYLNQTLPTPDPMASEYTAQSFRPLLNKLVQTPEYFSADDLKQALNHLFTPDILHPAQIGAFLTALHIHRVERRPESLAAAASVLRARALKASVQDAEGDFVVDIVGTGGDGYNLFNVSTTAAVVAAGAGARVIKHGSRASTSSSGSADLLESLECLFVAPTPGLPTPIPRIPFTFILAPHYHPALAMIAPYRKSLPFRTMFNVLGPLINPACPRGMVLGVAEREIGQTFAHSLREGGVERALVVCGFEGLDEISCAGPTHAWELKDGNVTATTLTPADFGLPAHPLTAVGGGGPQENAETFTTLLTSGENIPEKLVPVLDFVLMNASALLVVAGIAKDYKEGAQLARESVTSGKAWEALSIFRDAGKSGVAFS; encoded by the exons ATGGAAGCTGCCAGGTTATTCGCCATCCTCAATAATGAGTCTCTCAATCTCATCGAATGCGAGAGCGAAGCGAGAGGTCTGTCGGACGATCAAGTGCGAAAAGGTAAAAGGGCCGGCGATTCGG CGATGTCGTATCCCTATCTAAACCAGACGTTGCCCACCCCTGATCCCATGGCCAGCGAATATACCGCGCAGTCGTTCCGGCCGCTGCTGAACAAACTCGTCCAGACACCAGAGTATTTTTCAGCGGATGATCTCAAACAGGCGCTCAATCACTTGTTCACACCCGATATCCTACATCCAGCACAGATCGGGGCGTTCTTGACTGCGCTCCATATCCATAGGGTGGAGAGACGGCCGGAGTCgttggcagcagcagccagcGTGTTGCGCGCACGTGCGTTGAAGGCTTCGGTACAGGACGCTGAGGGCGATTTTGTGGTCGACATCGTCGGGACTGGTGGGGACGGCTACAACCTGTTTAATGTTAGCACGACAGCAGCGGTGGTGGCTGCAGGTGCAGGAGCGCGTGTTATCAAG CATGGGAGTCGCGCATCGACCTCGTCGTCTGGCTCCGCCGACCTGCTCGAGTCCCTAGAATGTCTCTTCGTCGCACCCACGCCGGGCTTGCCCACACCGATCCCCCGCATCCCCTTCACGTTCATCCTCGCGCCGCATTACCACCCTGCGCTCGCCATGATCGCGCCATACCGCAAGTCTCTCCCCTTCCGCACCATGTTCAACGTCCTTGGACCCCTCATCAACCCAGCCTGTCCCCGTGGAATGGTCCTTGGCGTCGCAGAACGTGAGATCGGGCAGACCTTCGCCCATTCGCTGCGAGAAGGCGGCGTTGAGCGCGCGCTGGTCGTGTGCGGCTTCGAGGGTCTTGACGAGATCAGCTGTGCGGGCCCCACGCACGCCTGGGAGCTCAAGGATGGGAATGTGACAGCGACCACGCTGACGCCTGCGGACTTTGGCCTGCCTGCACACCCGCTCACCGCTGTGGGGGGAGGTGGACCGCAAGAGAACGCGGAGACGTTCACGACGCTGCTCACATCTGgggaaaacatacctgagAAGCTCGTCCCTGTACTGGACTTTGTGCTTATGAATGCCTCTGCGTTGTTGGTGGTAGCGGGCATCGCGAAGGATTATAAGGAAGGTGCGCAACTTGCGCGTGAAAGTGTTACTTCTGGGAAAGCGTGGGAGGCGTTGAGCATCTTCCGCGACGCCGGGAAGAGTGGAGTTGCTTTCTCATaa